tttattaatcaaaatttacttttaataattaaatttgattaGATTTAAAAATAGTAAAATTTAACCATATAGTCTTAACTATTCAATTTTGGTCATTTCTGTAATTAGTTTGCTACGCAGTGTCATGAAATAAATCATCAGATAAATCTAATAACATTGGTTTATTGATTTCATTTACAAGCTCTATGACTTCTATATTTATAatcatttttatttctttatcttctcTATCATCCCAAGTATGATAGATTacaagtgtgatctgaaacattgatacaAGCACAATCAATTTCACCAGAATATACTATACAGCAACTAGACAACTAATTTATAATCTGTTAGCACGCTGTATACCAAAGCCAAACGCACTAACATTTTTACACACTAACATTTTTTATTAAACTGCATACTAAATAAACGAAAATAGCTAACTGGTAAGAAAATTCGGCCGGCCCATGTTATTGTTGTTgatttcaaagttcaaatttccGCCAGCAGTAGAAATTGGTGGTCTTTCTGGGCAGGCCTCCAAAGACAAACCTTGATCTAAGCTGTCCCCGTGGTGAGCTTTGCACACAAAGTAGAGCACGCTCTGCGTTACCTCCCACATTAAAGTAATTCCAGACGCGAACACAACATAGCCTACTGTGTACAATAAGCTGACCCAGAAATTCACTGAAAAATAATTCCCCACAACCGCTGCAAAATTAAACAGACCAACAAATACAATCAAAAACATAAGGAGCCCCCACGCTGTGAGGCGCTTTCCATGAATGAGACGTTGGCTCCTCTTCAAGCCTGCGAACCCATAATAATCCTCCTCCATAACACTCACCACAGTCGCCATATGCCACACCATTGTCACGTACATTCCCAGGCACCCGAACACCACGAGACCAATCAGAAACGGAATACCAAGCGGCATCCATATTGATAGCATCATAACAAAACCAAAACCCACAACAATCACCAAGCTCGCAAGAAAATGCCACATGCAAGTTATGAGCATGCGTTTCCACACGGCTGGAAGCGATTCGACAGAGATTCCCTGCTCCCCCTTGTAAACGCCGGCCACAGTATAGACAACTGCTGCTATGGAAGGCATCAACCCCATATAAAAAAATGTTATCCATACAACTTCCACTACTAGAAACTCCGTCCACTTTAGTATGTACAGACCCGTTTCGAAATCTGATTTCTCGTAATAAATCATAGAGCGAACATACGATGCCAGCAAAATGTTGGCCAGTGTTATTAAAACAGGAGGAAGGATCGACACTAGAGTGATGATCCCCAGCACCTTAAATTGAGAGTGAATGATTTTGAAGACCTCTCCCACAATTCCAAACGTTCCCAGCAGATGTAAACTTTTCTCCTTCGTATCCATGGCCGATAGGAAATCCTCTTCTCCTTTGTGTCCTCTGCAAAATTGCTCGGTTAACTTCTTTGTCTCTGTAGATTGTGTAGGTCATTTGTGGATGTATTTATGGAATTCATGCTTTGAATGCGCTAAAGTTGAGTCATCTTAAACTATTGTAAACGTAAATAGAAACGATTATGTCACAGTCGCGTGGGTCCTTAGAAAGATAATTTCGAAGAACGATAGAGAGATGAAACATAGGAAAAAACATCAACTTCTCGAATTTATCTGTTCATTGTGATATTTAAACACTTCGTTGTCGAAGCCTCAGTGTTACGAGGGTTTTGCGACCTTGTTTAATAGTTTCTTACAATGTCATTCTGGCGTCACTTACTGGAAAAGTAGCATGCGGCTTAAAGAGATGACTTGTTTAAAAGGACAGAAAATTACGTTTAGGGAAGAAGCCATGAAAGAGAAAACAAAGTATGCTGCAATTACAGAGAGGCCAGGCGGAGTCTGTTAGAGTGATTATAGTAAGTATAATGGTAGTCACATcacatttaaaattattatataagcTATTCGATTTTGCAGGAATAAATGAGAACATACAACTATTAGCGATAATATAGAAGTAATGACAACAACTACCATTGACTTCCTTTGGCTCGTATGAAaacataaattattattatttatagttttatctaaataaattaatttagaaTAAGTTAAATATCTTTTTCAAGATTAAGAAGTGAATTGATGATTAaagtaaattattatttaaaattttgtgtagattaattaatttagaataagTTAAAACTCTCTTTCAAGATTATGAAATGAATTGACAATTAAACATGAATATAGCTATATCATTATAAGATAATAAAGGGAAGTACTAATGTAGTTTTATATGTGAGTTGTAAATTTGTGTTTTGGATTTTATGAAGTAATTCAATTGAATGTTTTGTAGTAAAATTTACAATCAATTTTTAATGGAACATTCGATATCTTACTTTATATTCTTCGTCAATTTTAAATTGTGAAAAATTTTCTCACATGTGACTAGTATATAGTTTGTATATTTGAACCCTATTAATGTAAACACGCTATGCACACATGATCACCTAAAATCtaatcatttgaattatcaaaattTCCACGTAATCATATGTGGATAGCTATGCATACTATCATCTTTTACtctattattattttcaatcaatCCTTTTGAGGTTATTTAATAGATTAAATAAGAACTAAAGACATAAAAAGAAATCATATAGTTCATTTAGAATATTTTTTATTACACAATT
The nucleotide sequence above comes from Cryptomeria japonica chromosome 11, Sugi_1.0, whole genome shotgun sequence. Encoded proteins:
- the LOC131079005 gene encoding uncharacterized protein LOC131079005, yielding MDTKEKSLHLLGTFGIVGEVFKIIHSQFKVLGIITLVSILPPVLITLANILLASYVRSMIYYEKSDFETGLYILKWTEFLVVEVVWITFFYMGLMPSIAAVVYTVAGVYKGEQGISVESLPAVWKRMLITCMWHFLASLVIVVGFGFVMMLSIWMPLGIPFLIGLVVFGCLGMYVTMVWHMATVVSVMEEDYYGFAGLKRSQRLIHGKRLTAWGLLMFLIVFVGLFNFAAVVGNYFSVNFWVSLLYTVGYVVFASGITLMWEVTQSVLYFVCKAHHGDSLDQGLSLEACPERPPISTAGGNLNFEINNNNMGRPNFLTS